Proteins encoded within one genomic window of Patescibacteria group bacterium:
- the argS gene encoding arginine--tRNA ligase: MTAKYKEGSVIKDLISKAVAKVGFNCENVEVTRPDIAFGDYSTNVALKLAPQVKQSPLKIAEAIVEQLKKDKAIKSATVAGPGFINVAMADDWLDHQLNLPLNVAPTLQDKKYIIEFSSPNIAKPMHVGHLRTTILGQVLVNLFRSAGANMVAWSHPGDFGTQFGKLIVGWLKWGEDKALQDHPIDELLRVYVKFHQEAKDDPKLEDQARQTFKKLQDGDKEVVALWQMVSRLSHEEFDRMYDKLKIKFDVWRGESEYNHLLAQFVDDALEVKVACKSEGAIIIPLDEQNLPPFLIQKSDGATLYATSDLVSLKERADEVNPDELIYVVGNEQTLHFQQLFAAAEKLAEAGVYGAGFELPKLTHVSYGFFRLKTGKMSTRQGDVIRLDEVIDAAVQKCDELLLAKNDKLTKKDREELAQTLGLAAVKYTDLQHDRHTDVVFDWDKMFALEGNSIIYLIYAYARCNSLLIKSTSTNAGDGNEVGWSEDDKQLLFTSLELNHAVRQSIEEYDPHHLINHVYEVASQFSRLYSHNAILNASAEDRARRLKLVAMVKAQLQLLFDLLNIDAPEKL; this comes from the coding sequence ATGACTGCTAAATATAAAGAAGGTTCTGTGATCAAAGATCTAATTTCAAAAGCGGTTGCAAAGGTTGGGTTTAATTGCGAGAACGTTGAGGTTACCCGTCCCGATATAGCGTTTGGTGATTATTCCACCAACGTAGCCTTAAAATTGGCGCCGCAAGTTAAACAATCGCCATTAAAAATCGCCGAAGCCATTGTTGAACAACTAAAAAAGGACAAAGCAATCAAATCGGCCACAGTGGCTGGTCCCGGTTTTATCAATGTTGCAATGGCAGATGACTGGTTGGACCATCAGCTAAATTTGCCGTTAAATGTTGCACCAACTTTGCAAGACAAAAAATACATCATCGAATTTTCCAGCCCAAACATCGCCAAACCAATGCACGTTGGTCATTTGCGCACCACTATTTTAGGCCAAGTTTTGGTGAATTTATTTCGGTCGGCAGGTGCTAACATGGTGGCGTGGTCGCATCCGGGAGATTTTGGCACACAGTTCGGCAAATTAATTGTGGGGTGGCTTAAATGGGGTGAAGATAAAGCGCTGCAAGATCATCCGATAGACGAGCTACTGCGAGTTTATGTCAAATTTCATCAAGAAGCTAAAGATGATCCAAAGTTAGAAGATCAGGCTCGCCAAACCTTCAAAAAATTGCAGGACGGCGATAAAGAGGTGGTGGCGCTTTGGCAAATGGTTTCGCGGCTTAGTCACGAAGAATTTGACCGAATGTACGATAAGTTAAAAATTAAGTTCGATGTTTGGCGGGGTGAGAGCGAATACAATCATTTGCTAGCTCAGTTTGTGGACGATGCGCTTGAGGTAAAAGTCGCGTGCAAAAGTGAAGGCGCTATCATTATCCCACTAGACGAACAAAACTTGCCACCGTTCCTCATTCAAAAATCTGATGGCGCCACGCTTTATGCCACGTCCGACTTGGTTTCACTAAAAGAACGCGCCGACGAGGTAAATCCAGACGAACTAATTTATGTGGTGGGCAACGAACAAACTCTGCATTTTCAACAACTGTTTGCCGCGGCCGAGAAACTAGCTGAAGCGGGTGTTTATGGCGCCGGTTTTGAATTACCCAAATTGACTCATGTTTCTTACGGATTTTTCCGCCTTAAAACCGGCAAAATGAGCACGCGTCAGGGCGATGTGATTCGGTTAGACGAGGTTATAGACGCGGCGGTGCAGAAATGCGATGAATTATTGTTGGCAAAAAATGACAAATTAACAAAAAAAGATCGGGAAGAGCTGGCGCAGACATTAGGATTGGCGGCGGTTAAATACACCGATCTGCAACACGATCGCCACACCGACGTAGTATTTGACTGGGACAAAATGTTCGCACTTGAGGGCAACTCGATTATCTATCTTATATATGCTTATGCGCGGTGCAATTCACTATTAATAAAGTCTACTTCAACTAATGCCGGAGACGGCAATGAGGTCGGCTGGTCCGAAGATGATAAGCAGTTGTTATTTACCTCACTAGAGTTAAACCATGCGGTGCGCCAGAGCATAGAAGAATACGACCCACATCATTTAATCAATCATGTTTATGAGGTGGCAAGCCAGTTTAGTCGGCTATACAGCCACAATGCAATTCTAAACGCCTCGGCAGAAGATCGCGCTCGTCGATTAAAATTAGTAGCCATGGTTAAGGCTCAATTACAATTATTATTTGATCTATTAAATATCGACGCGCCAGAAAAACTTTAA